The Lysobacter sp. genome includes a window with the following:
- the polA gene encoding DNA polymerase I: MTRLVLIDGSSYLYRAFHALPPLSNAQGEPTGALFGIVNMLRGHIKERPDYIAFVVDASGPTFRDDLDPQYKANRPPMPDDLRAQIEPMMKIVEALGLPILRVPGVEADDVIGTLAVQGAADGLAVTISTGDKDFAQLVRPGLALVNTMSGSRLDSDDAVMAKFGVRADQIVDLLSLMGDSVDNIPGVDKCGPKTAAKWLAEYGTLENVIAHADAIKGKIGENLRTALPRLPLNRQLATIKLDVALDGGPTTLALREPHVDDLRVLYARYGFNQALKELGGGDAAATASAERAGMRNTAAGYARTATAEEEAPDPALAAKGSYDTVQTREQLDAWIATLTAAEEFAFDTETDALDAMQANLVGLSFCTEPGSGCYIPVGHTYPGAPAQLDLRETIEALRPLLESDKHRKLGQHGKYDIHVLRRHGVNVDGYADDTMLESFIWNSSATRHDMDSLAKRYLGYDTIKFEDVAGKGAKQIPFSEVAIDDATGYAAEDADITLRLHRVLSAKLATIPALEQVYREIEIPLVPVLARMEANGILIDADELRRQSADLSRRMLAAQQKATELAGRTFNLDSPKQLQALLFDELKLPALVKTPTGQPSTNEEALEAIADQHELPRIILDYRGLAKLRSTYTDKLPEMINPDTGRVHTSYHQAGAATGRLSSTDPNLQNIPIRTDDGRRIRKAFIAPKGRKLVACDYSQIELRIMAHLSEDAGLLRAFAAGADIHRATAAEVFGKPLDEVSGNERRAAKAINFGLMYGMSAFGLAKQLDIGRGEAQDYIALYFNRYPGVREFMERTRKEAHERGFVETVFGRRLYLDNINARNQGLRAGAERAAINAPMQGTAADIIKRAMIDIDRWIAAHADRARMLLQVHDELVFECDGDFVDTLVDEATARMAAAAELRVPLVIDSGVGDNWDEAH; the protein is encoded by the coding sequence ATGACACGACTCGTACTGATCGACGGTTCCTCCTATCTGTATCGCGCGTTCCATGCGCTGCCGCCGCTGAGCAACGCGCAGGGCGAGCCCACCGGCGCGCTGTTCGGCATCGTCAACATGCTGCGCGGACATATCAAGGAAAGGCCCGACTACATCGCCTTCGTGGTCGACGCCTCAGGGCCGACCTTCCGCGACGATCTGGATCCGCAGTACAAGGCCAACCGTCCGCCGATGCCCGACGATCTGCGCGCGCAGATCGAACCGATGATGAAGATCGTCGAAGCCCTGGGCCTCCCGATCCTGCGCGTGCCCGGCGTGGAAGCCGACGATGTGATCGGCACGCTGGCGGTGCAGGGCGCTGCCGATGGGCTTGCGGTAACCATCTCCACCGGCGACAAGGATTTCGCGCAGCTGGTCCGGCCGGGTCTTGCGCTGGTCAACACAATGAGCGGCAGTCGGCTCGACAGCGACGACGCGGTGATGGCGAAGTTCGGCGTGCGCGCGGACCAGATCGTCGATCTGCTGTCGCTGATGGGCGACAGCGTCGACAACATCCCCGGCGTCGACAAATGCGGGCCGAAGACCGCCGCGAAATGGCTGGCCGAATACGGCACGCTGGAGAACGTCATCGCCCATGCCGATGCGATCAAGGGCAAGATCGGCGAGAACCTGCGCACCGCCTTGCCGCGACTGCCGCTGAACCGGCAGTTGGCGACGATCAAGCTCGATGTCGCGCTGGACGGCGGCCCGACCACGCTGGCGCTGCGCGAACCGCATGTCGACGACCTGCGCGTGCTGTACGCGCGCTACGGCTTCAATCAGGCGCTGAAGGAACTCGGCGGCGGAGATGCCGCCGCGACCGCATCCGCCGAACGCGCGGGCATGCGCAACACCGCCGCTGGCTATGCGCGCACCGCGACGGCCGAAGAGGAGGCGCCGGATCCCGCGCTGGCCGCGAAAGGCAGCTACGACACCGTACAGACCCGCGAACAGCTGGATGCGTGGATCGCGACGCTCACGGCCGCCGAAGAATTCGCGTTCGACACCGAGACCGATGCGCTCGATGCGATGCAGGCGAATCTGGTGGGCCTGAGTTTCTGCACCGAACCGGGGAGCGGCTGCTACATCCCGGTGGGCCACACGTATCCGGGCGCACCCGCGCAGTTGGATCTGCGCGAAACGATCGAAGCGCTGCGGCCGTTGCTGGAGAGCGACAAACACCGCAAGCTCGGCCAGCACGGCAAATACGATATCCACGTGCTGCGCCGCCATGGCGTGAACGTCGACGGCTACGCCGACGACACCATGCTGGAAAGTTTCATCTGGAATTCCAGCGCCACCCGTCACGACATGGATTCGTTGGCCAAGCGCTATCTCGGCTACGACACCATCAAGTTCGAGGATGTGGCCGGCAAGGGAGCGAAGCAGATTCCGTTCTCGGAAGTCGCGATCGACGACGCCACCGGCTATGCCGCCGAGGACGCCGACATCACCCTGCGTCTGCATCGCGTGCTGTCGGCGAAGCTGGCGACGATTCCCGCCCTGGAGCAAGTCTATCGCGAGATCGAAATTCCTCTGGTGCCGGTGCTGGCGCGGATGGAAGCCAACGGCATCCTGATCGATGCCGACGAACTGCGCCGGCAAAGCGCCGACCTGTCGCGGCGCATGCTCGCCGCGCAGCAGAAGGCGACTGAACTTGCCGGACGCACCTTCAATCTCGATTCGCCGAAGCAGCTGCAGGCGCTGCTGTTCGACGAACTGAAGCTGCCGGCGCTGGTGAAAACACCGACCGGCCAGCCGTCGACGAACGAGGAAGCGCTGGAGGCGATCGCCGACCAGCACGAACTGCCGCGGATCATCCTCGACTATCGCGGCCTCGCGAAGCTGCGCAGCACCTACACCGACAAACTGCCGGAGATGATCAATCCCGACACCGGCCGCGTGCACACCAGCTATCACCAGGCCGGCGCCGCTACCGGCCGGCTGTCGTCCACCGACCCGAATTTGCAGAACATCCCGATCCGCACCGACGACGGCCGCCGCATCCGCAAGGCGTTCATCGCGCCGAAGGGCCGCAAGCTGGTGGCCTGCGACTATTCGCAGATCGAACTGCGGATCATGGCCCATCTGTCCGAAGACGCCGGCCTGCTCCGCGCTTTCGCCGCCGGTGCCGACATCCATCGCGCGACTGCGGCGGAAGTGTTCGGCAAGCCGCTGGACGAGGTGAGCGGCAACGAACGTCGCGCTGCCAAGGCGATCAACTTCGGACTGATGTACGGCATGAGCGCGTTCGGCCTTGCGAAGCAGTTGGACATCGGTCGCGGCGAGGCGCAGGACTATATCGCGCTGTACTTCAACCGCTACCCGGGCGTGCGCGAGTTCATGGAGCGCACGCGCAAGGAGGCCCACGAGCGCGGCTTCGTCGAAACCGTGTTCGGCCGCCGGCTGTATCTGGACAACATCAACGCTCGCAACCAGGGCCTGCGCGCGGGCGCCGAGCGCGCTGCGATCAACGCGCCGATGCAGGGCACCGCCGCCGACATCATCAAGCGCGCGATGATCGACATCGATCGCTGGATCGCCGCGCACGCCGACCGCGCGCGGATGCTGCTGCAGGTCCACGACGAACTGGTGTTCGAGTGCGACGGGGATTTCGTCGATACGCTCGTGGATGAGGCGACGGCGCGGATGGCGGCGGCGGCCGAGCTGCGGGTGCCGCTGGTGATCGACAGCGGGGTGGGCGACAACTGGGACGAGGCGCATTGA
- the bioB gene encoding biotin synthase BioB encodes MPAVSSSGPLRHDWSRAEIETLLALPLPELLHRAGDAHRANFDPSEVQVSTLLSVKTGGCPEDCAYCPQAQRYHTGVEATKLMDTDAVVEKARQAKAAGASRFCMGAAWRSPKDRDIPKVAEMIREVKALGLETCATLGMLSGEQATALKDAGLDYYNHNLDTAPEFYGEIIQTREFQDRLDTLGHVRDAGMKTCCGGIVGMGESRSQRAGLLQMLANLPAHPDSVPINRLVQVEGTPLHGTTELDPFEFVRTIAAARIMMPKSMVRLSAGRESMSDELQALCFLAGANSIFYGEKLLTTGNPDTERDLALFARLGLKPMPVVETANTVHADIVDTSPPCFEAA; translated from the coding sequence ATGCCCGCTGTCAGTTCTTCCGGCCCCCTGCGACACGACTGGAGCCGCGCCGAGATCGAAACGCTGCTTGCGCTGCCCTTGCCGGAATTGCTGCATCGGGCGGGCGACGCGCACCGGGCGAATTTCGACCCCAGCGAAGTCCAGGTCAGCACGCTGCTGTCGGTGAAGACCGGCGGCTGCCCGGAAGATTGCGCCTACTGCCCGCAGGCCCAGCGCTACCACACCGGGGTCGAGGCGACGAAGCTGATGGACACCGATGCGGTGGTCGAAAAGGCCAGGCAGGCCAAGGCCGCCGGTGCTTCGCGCTTCTGCATGGGCGCCGCGTGGCGTTCGCCGAAGGATCGCGATATTCCGAAAGTCGCCGAGATGATCCGCGAAGTGAAGGCGCTGGGGCTGGAAACCTGCGCCACGCTCGGCATGCTCAGCGGCGAACAGGCCACGGCGCTGAAGGACGCCGGCCTCGATTACTACAACCACAATCTGGACACCGCGCCGGAGTTCTACGGCGAGATCATCCAGACCCGCGAATTCCAGGATCGCCTCGACACCCTCGGCCATGTGCGCGACGCCGGCATGAAGACCTGCTGCGGCGGCATCGTCGGCATGGGCGAGTCGCGCTCGCAACGCGCAGGCCTGCTGCAGATGCTGGCCAACCTGCCGGCGCATCCGGATTCGGTGCCGATCAACCGGCTGGTGCAGGTCGAAGGCACGCCGCTGCACGGCACGACCGAGCTGGATCCGTTCGAGTTCGTACGCACCATTGCCGCAGCGCGGATCATGATGCCGAAGTCGATGGTGCGGCTGTCGGCCGGCCGCGAGAGCATGAGCGACGAACTGCAGGCGCTGTGTTTCCTCGCCGGCGCCAACTCGATCTTCTACGGCGAAAAACTGCTGACCACCGGCAACCCGGACACCGAGCGCGACCTCGCATTGTTCGCGCGTCTCGGCCTCAAACCGATGCCCGTGGTCGAAACCGCCAACACTGTACACGCCGATATCGTCGACACCTCTCCGCCCTGCTTTGAAGCAGCCTGA
- a CDS encoding ComF family protein, whose translation MFSPVNLIPTGGVRQRLGRLLGGLWPRHCLVCGEACPIEGLCPACRRALPWNRSACQRCALPLPVAVAACGHCLRRPPPLAAVHAAFRYEIPLDRLLPRLKFHDDLAAGHLLGGLMAEALAGAERPDALIPLPLHRRRLRSRGFDQTLELATPLARALRLPLMDDILIRMRETAPQSRLDAAARRRNLRRAFAVRERVALPAHVALVDDVMTTGATLHAAADALLRAGVTRVDAWVCARVA comes from the coding sequence ATGTTCAGCCCTGTCAACCTTATCCCTACGGGCGGCGTCCGCCAGCGCCTCGGCAGGCTGCTCGGCGGGCTGTGGCCGAGGCATTGCCTGGTCTGCGGCGAGGCCTGCCCGATCGAGGGCCTGTGTCCCGCCTGCCGCCGGGCCCTGCCCTGGAACCGCAGCGCCTGCCAGCGTTGCGCCCTGCCATTGCCGGTTGCCGTGGCCGCCTGCGGGCACTGCCTGCGCAGGCCGCCGCCGCTGGCGGCCGTCCATGCCGCATTCCGCTACGAAATCCCGCTGGACCGGCTGCTGCCGCGACTGAAGTTCCACGACGATCTCGCCGCCGGCCATCTTCTCGGCGGGCTGATGGCCGAAGCGCTGGCCGGGGCCGAACGTCCGGACGCCCTGATCCCGCTGCCGCTGCACCGCAGGCGCCTGCGCAGCCGTGGATTCGACCAGACGCTTGAACTGGCGACGCCGCTGGCCCGCGCGCTGCGCCTGCCATTGATGGACGACATCCTGATCCGGATGCGCGAAACCGCCCCGCAGTCGCGACTCGACGCCGCAGCGCGTCGGCGGAACCTGCGGCGGGCGTTCGCGGTGCGCGAACGGGTCGCCCTGCCGGCGCATGTCGCGCTGGTCGACGACGTGATGACCACCGGCGCGACCCTGCACGCCGCCGCCGATGCCTTGTTGCGCGCGGGCGTGACGCGGGTGGATGCCTGGGTGTGCGCGCGGGTGGCGTGA
- the bioF gene encoding 8-amino-7-oxononanoate synthase → MTRPRLTERILAARLQRTMQGRVRQRRIVTRRDGVRYEVDGRWLTNFGGNDYLGLSQHFAVVDALQASAARDGAGSGASHLVCGHHANHDALERELADWLGAPRALLFGSGFLANLAVLQSLLTEDDVCVQDRLNHASLIDAARLAGCKLRRYPHADPEGALRQLRTVPDGVAMLATDGVFSMDGDVAPLRELSLVARVQQAMMYVDDAHGVGVVGPDGRGCVAEAGLDASGLLQLATLGKALGGYGAVVLGSEEMIGHLAETARPYIFTTAIPPAQAASTLAAVKLARRDHWRREKLQSLIAHFRHTALFRDLPLLPSTTPIQPLMCGDDKRATALATALEAQGFWVPAIRPPTVPDGRSRLRITLSSLHTQAEVDALVDALSWARDAVEMGYGNAGAAVA, encoded by the coding sequence ATGACCCGTCCGCGCCTGACCGAACGCATCCTCGCCGCCCGCCTGCAACGCACCATGCAGGGCCGCGTTCGCCAGCGACGCATCGTCACCCGGCGCGATGGCGTGCGTTACGAAGTCGATGGCCGCTGGCTGACCAATTTCGGCGGCAACGATTATCTCGGGCTCTCGCAGCATTTCGCGGTGGTCGATGCGCTGCAGGCCAGCGCCGCGCGCGATGGTGCCGGCAGCGGCGCCTCGCATCTGGTCTGCGGCCATCACGCCAACCACGACGCGCTGGAACGCGAACTCGCCGATTGGCTCGGCGCGCCGCGAGCGCTGCTGTTCGGCAGCGGCTTCCTCGCCAATCTCGCGGTGCTGCAGTCGTTGCTCACCGAAGACGATGTCTGCGTGCAGGATCGCCTCAACCACGCCAGCCTGATCGACGCCGCGCGGCTCGCTGGCTGCAAACTGCGCCGCTATCCGCACGCCGATCCCGAAGGCGCGCTGCGCCAGCTGCGCACCGTGCCCGACGGCGTGGCGATGCTCGCCACCGACGGCGTGTTCAGCATGGACGGCGATGTCGCGCCGCTGCGCGAACTGTCGCTGGTCGCACGCGTGCAGCAGGCGATGATGTATGTCGACGACGCGCACGGCGTCGGCGTGGTCGGCCCGGACGGACGCGGCTGCGTCGCCGAAGCGGGCCTGGATGCCTCGGGTCTGCTGCAACTCGCGACGCTGGGCAAGGCGCTCGGCGGCTACGGTGCGGTCGTGCTCGGCAGCGAAGAGATGATCGGCCACCTCGCCGAAACCGCGCGTCCCTACATCTTCACCACCGCGATTCCGCCGGCGCAGGCCGCGTCGACGCTGGCCGCAGTGAAACTGGCGCGACGCGATCACTGGCGCCGCGAGAAATTGCAGAGTCTGATCGCGCACTTCCGCCACACCGCGCTGTTCCGCGATCTGCCGCTGCTGCCGTCGACCACGCCGATCCAACCGCTGATGTGCGGCGACGACAAACGCGCCACCGCGCTGGCCACCGCCCTCGAAGCGCAGGGGTTCTGGGTGCCGGCGATCCGTCCGCCGACCGTGCCCGACGGCCGCTCGCGGCTGCGCATCACGCTGTCGTCGCTGCACACCCAGGCCGAAGTGGATGCGCTGGTCGATGCCCTGAGCTGGGCGCGGGATGCGGTGGAGATGGGTTACGGCAACGCTGGGGCTGCGGTGGCGTGA
- the uvrD gene encoding DNA helicase II — protein sequence MDVSHLLDGLNAAQREAVSAEPAHMLVLAGAGSGKTRVLTHRIAWLHEVHGVPMHGIFAVTFTNKAAGEMRHRAEMLLPGGSRGMWIGTFHGLAHRLLRLHWQDAKLPESFQILDSDDQLRLIKRVVQALELDEARFPPRQIAWWINAQKDEGRRPQHIQPEKDEWASVMLRAYTLYQERCEQSGLVDFAEILLRAHELLRDHPALLQHYRHRFQQLLIDEFQDTNSLQYAFIRLLAGDTGQVFTVGDDDQAIYGWRGAKVENVQRFLHDFPGARTIRLEQNYRSSANILNAANAVIAHNPSRLGKQLWTDSGEGEPIDLYAAYNEIDEARFVIERIRAWVRDGGSHGETAILYRSNAQSRAFEETLLGEQIPFRVYGGMRFFERAEIKDTLAYLRLVANRDDDAAFERAVNTPTRGIGERTLDEVRRYARTHGISLWKAGALVSRSDLLSGRARNALTMFEGLIDSIAEESIDLPLKDKIDHVLARSALRDHYAALSKGSLDSRTDNLDELVSVASRFVKGDDEESAALPELVAFLAYAALEAGEGQTEAGEDGVQLMTLHSAKGLEFPLVFLVGMEEGLFPNNKSIDEAGRLEEERRLAYVGITRARQKLVITYAEARRLHGQDMYGLPSRFLREIPPALIHEIRPKIQVARPMYNPNARRDAWQQNRGHASLQESPGLGIGQNVTHAKFGSGVVTDIEGSGAHARVQVNFEDEGSKWLVMAYANLQPA from the coding sequence ATGGATGTTTCCCACCTGCTCGACGGCCTCAACGCCGCACAACGCGAAGCCGTCAGCGCCGAGCCGGCGCACATGCTGGTGCTGGCCGGCGCCGGTTCCGGCAAGACCCGCGTCCTGACCCATCGCATCGCGTGGCTGCACGAAGTCCACGGCGTGCCGATGCACGGCATCTTCGCGGTGACCTTCACCAACAAGGCCGCAGGCGAGATGCGCCATCGCGCGGAAATGCTGCTGCCGGGCGGCAGTCGCGGCATGTGGATCGGCACCTTCCATGGCCTCGCGCATCGGCTGCTGCGCCTGCACTGGCAGGATGCGAAGTTGCCGGAAAGTTTCCAGATCCTCGACAGCGACGATCAACTGCGGCTGATCAAGCGCGTGGTGCAGGCGCTGGAGCTGGACGAAGCGCGCTTCCCGCCGCGCCAGATCGCGTGGTGGATCAACGCGCAGAAGGACGAAGGCCGCAGACCGCAGCACATCCAGCCAGAGAAGGACGAATGGGCCAGCGTGATGCTGCGCGCCTACACGCTGTACCAGGAACGCTGCGAACAGTCGGGGCTGGTCGATTTCGCCGAAATCCTGCTGCGCGCACACGAGCTGCTGCGCGATCATCCCGCGCTGCTGCAGCACTATCGCCATCGCTTCCAGCAGCTGCTGATCGATGAATTCCAGGACACCAACAGCCTGCAGTACGCGTTCATCCGTCTGCTTGCCGGCGATACTGGCCAGGTGTTCACGGTCGGCGACGACGATCAGGCCATCTACGGCTGGCGCGGCGCGAAAGTGGAGAACGTGCAGCGCTTCCTGCACGATTTTCCCGGCGCGCGCACCATCCGCCTCGAACAGAATTACCGTTCCAGCGCCAACATCCTCAACGCCGCCAACGCGGTGATCGCGCACAACCCGTCGCGTCTCGGCAAACAGCTGTGGACCGACAGCGGCGAAGGCGAACCCATCGACCTGTATGCCGCCTACAACGAAATCGACGAAGCGCGGTTCGTGATCGAACGCATCCGCGCCTGGGTGCGCGACGGCGGCAGCCATGGCGAAACCGCGATCCTCTACCGCAGCAACGCGCAGTCGCGCGCGTTCGAGGAAACCCTGCTCGGCGAACAGATTCCGTTCCGCGTCTACGGCGGCATGCGCTTCTTCGAGCGTGCCGAAATCAAGGACACGCTGGCCTACCTGCGTCTGGTCGCCAATCGCGACGACGACGCGGCGTTCGAGCGCGCCGTCAACACTCCGACGCGCGGCATCGGCGAGCGCACGCTGGATGAGGTGCGCCGCTATGCGCGCACCCACGGCATTTCGCTGTGGAAAGCGGGCGCGCTGGTGTCGCGCAGCGATCTGCTGTCCGGACGCGCGCGCAATGCATTGACGATGTTCGAGGGTCTGATCGACAGCATCGCCGAAGAGTCGATCGATCTGCCGCTGAAGGACAAGATCGATCATGTGCTGGCGCGCTCCGCCCTGCGCGATCACTACGCCGCGCTGTCGAAAGGCTCGCTGGATTCGCGCACCGACAATCTCGACGAACTGGTGTCGGTGGCCTCGCGCTTCGTCAAGGGCGACGACGAGGAATCCGCCGCGTTGCCGGAGTTGGTCGCATTCCTCGCCTACGCCGCGCTCGAGGCTGGAGAAGGCCAGACCGAAGCCGGCGAAGACGGCGTGCAGCTGATGACCCTGCACAGCGCCAAGGGTCTGGAATTTCCGCTGGTGTTCCTGGTCGGCATGGAAGAAGGCCTGTTCCCGAACAACAAATCGATCGATGAAGCCGGTCGGCTGGAAGAAGAACGCAGGCTGGCCTACGTCGGCATCACCCGAGCGCGGCAAAAGCTTGTCATCACCTATGCCGAAGCGCGGCGTCTGCACGGCCAGGACATGTACGGCCTGCCGTCGCGTTTCCTGCGCGAGATTCCGCCGGCGCTGATCCACGAAATCCGCCCGAAGATCCAGGTCGCGCGGCCGATGTACAACCCGAACGCGCGCCGCGATGCCTGGCAGCAGAATCGCGGCCATGCCTCGCTGCAGGAAAGCCCCGGCTTGGGCATCGGCCAGAACGTGACCCACGCGAAGTTCGGCAGCGGCGTCGTCACCGACATCGAAGGCAGCGGCGCGCATGCGCGCGTGCAGGTGAATTTCGAGGACGAAGGCAGCAAGTGGCTGGTGATGGCGTATGCGAATCTGCAGCCGGCGTGA
- the hemF gene encoding oxygen-dependent coproporphyrinogen oxidase encodes MTHDPDFLRVRDYLTGLQDRICAAIEGADGQATFSEDLWERAEGGGGRTRILRDGAVFEQAGIGFSDVSGTKLPPSATAARPELAGASWRAVGVSLVFHPRNPYLPTTHANVRHFRAIRDGETVAWWFGGGFDLTPFYPFDEDVRHWHQTARDLCEPFGGEARYAAHKEWCDEYFFLKHRGETRGVGGLFFDDLHQNFENDFAYQRAVGDGFLDAYLPIVERRKATLYGERERQFQLYRRGRYVEFNLVFDRGTLFGLQSGGRTESILMSLPPLVRWEYGYTPEADSDEARLADYLKPRDWLGASA; translated from the coding sequence ATGACCCATGACCCCGATTTCCTCCGCGTCCGCGACTACCTCACCGGCCTGCAGGACCGCATCTGCGCCGCGATCGAAGGAGCGGATGGGCAAGCGACATTTTCCGAAGACCTGTGGGAGCGCGCCGAAGGCGGTGGCGGACGTACGCGGATCCTGCGCGATGGCGCGGTGTTCGAGCAGGCGGGGATCGGATTCTCGGATGTCTCGGGCACCAAGCTGCCGCCGTCGGCGACCGCAGCGCGGCCGGAGTTGGCGGGCGCATCGTGGCGTGCGGTCGGGGTGTCTCTGGTGTTCCATCCGCGCAATCCCTACCTGCCGACCACGCACGCGAACGTGCGCCACTTCCGCGCGATCCGCGATGGTGAAACCGTGGCCTGGTGGTTCGGCGGCGGCTTCGATCTGACCCCGTTCTATCCCTTCGACGAGGATGTGCGCCACTGGCACCAGACCGCGCGCGATCTGTGCGAACCCTTCGGCGGCGAAGCGCGCTACGCCGCGCACAAGGAATGGTGCGACGAGTATTTCTTCCTCAAGCATCGCGGCGAGACGCGCGGCGTCGGCGGATTGTTCTTCGACGACCTGCACCAGAATTTCGAGAACGACTTCGCCTACCAGCGCGCGGTCGGTGATGGTTTCCTCGACGCCTATCTGCCGATCGTCGAGCGCCGCAAGGCGACCCTGTACGGCGAGCGCGAACGCCAGTTCCAGCTGTACCGTCGCGGTCGCTACGTCGAATTCAATCTGGTGTTCGATCGCGGCACCCTGTTCGGCCTGCAGTCCGGTGGACGCACCGAATCGATCCTGATGAGCCTGCCGCCGCTGGTGCGCTGGGAATACGGCTATACGCCCGAAGCCGACAGCGATGAGGCGCGGCTGGCCGATTATCTCAAACCGCGCGACTGGCTGGGCGCTTCGGCCTGA
- a CDS encoding DUF2782 domain-containing protein produces MSSFALPLMLVLGGCATAGGSRATAEIPPDAVAATSVQPNGDEVTEYRVAGQLRVVKVQPKRGPAFYLYDRNGDGRPDQDQNISPVYFKLFEW; encoded by the coding sequence ATGAGTTCGTTCGCGCTGCCCCTGATGCTGGTGCTCGGTGGCTGCGCCACCGCCGGGGGTTCCCGGGCCACCGCCGAGATTCCGCCCGACGCGGTCGCCGCGACCAGCGTCCAGCCCAACGGCGACGAGGTCACCGAGTACCGCGTGGCCGGCCAGCTGCGGGTGGTGAAGGTGCAGCCCAAACGCGGCCCGGCGTTCTATCTCTACGACCGCAACGGCGATGGCCGCCCGGATCAGGACCAGAACATCTCGCCGGTGTATTTCAAATTGTTCGAGTGGTAA
- a CDS encoding DUF421 domain-containing protein — MTEIFQLSAPWWHFALRAVAVYVLVMLLVRMSGKRAVGQFTPFDLVLLILIGNAVQNGMNGGDDSLTGAVILAVCLIALNYAVAFVAARSPRARRFIEGEPVVLARDGKVFRDVLKRELVSNADFLEAMRETGCSAIEHIRVATLETNGRISIVLSEDAPRPG, encoded by the coding sequence ATGACCGAAATTTTCCAACTGTCCGCACCCTGGTGGCACTTCGCGCTGCGCGCGGTCGCCGTCTACGTGCTGGTGATGCTGCTGGTGCGGATGTCGGGAAAACGCGCGGTCGGCCAGTTCACGCCGTTCGACCTGGTGCTGCTGATCCTCATCGGCAATGCCGTCCAGAACGGCATGAACGGCGGCGACGATTCGCTCACCGGCGCGGTGATCCTGGCGGTCTGCCTGATCGCGCTGAACTACGCCGTCGCTTTCGTCGCCGCGCGCAGCCCGCGCGCACGGCGTTTCATCGAAGGCGAGCCGGTGGTGCTCGCGCGCGACGGCAAGGTCTTCCGCGACGTGCTCAAGCGCGAGCTGGTCAGCAACGCCGATTTCCTGGAAGCGATGCGCGAAACCGGATGCAGCGCCATCGAACACATCCGCGTCGCCACGCTGGAAACCAACGGCCGCATCAGCATCGTGTTGAGCGAAGACGCACCGCGGCCGGGTTGA